The Balearica regulorum gibbericeps isolate bBalReg1 chromosome 5, bBalReg1.pri, whole genome shotgun sequence genome window below encodes:
- the B4GALNT4 gene encoding N-acetyl-beta-glucosaminyl-glycoprotein 4-beta-N-acetylgalactosaminyltransferase 1: protein MPRLPVKKLRKQLKLLLLLVLLTFAVWFTYLHISLVRQGRALRLPFAYGRDGERLGEVTDPGRRPVAAQASARRRKAEDSSESREEELMSDGQDLDGWFSRGQRSDRATAHPKLNLTKQALPWNEQYKGKANLHVFEDWCGGAVRHLRKNLHFPLFPHTRTTVKKLAVSPKWKNYGMRIFGYIHPFKDGDFQFSVASDDNSEFWLSSDESPSNSRLTAFVGKLGTEWTAPGEFTKFSSQVSKPLRLMSSRRYYFELLHKQDDRGSDHVEVGWRVFLPSLKFEVVDSSYISLYTDESSLKMNHVEHIPQTLASHSGSYLWEAQQDEHGADMLKSDPRDTFFLTPAIEASRVENVLVPCAYSPTYVVKDFPIARYQGLQFVYLSFVYPNDFTRLTHMETENKCFYRESPLYLEKFGFYKYMKMDEEEEDPRQRAFLFLSPDNFLEDEEEEEEGVDSPEPTDPPPEAKEKSFGLLPGAKGRETPPVIGDYEDDLDYYSFRRRQGQARGEVSTPGQPGRWSTSRQASASPAAVPEDLRGEEDAGPGPERVRGRMLSWLPRDPGEGEEDELGLLASSKRAGALSLQPHLSVPIFGGKAKTPGPSKPAAPRADKKPRKAQEKVYVTRLQPGKRKAPAQEPAFPSIFLYPKPLKKVHLRSRTPQKHPVASSKLRAVPGHRTPWLLSNISKERDPARRKSARTGGRRWERLAKPGTEQRALPSLLALGTEGLFSRETHEDTTPAAGRTAATTDYNSSEATRSEGPRVTSFLKMSETTASQQEEGKGQEEEEEEEEEVSDYSYETGELQQSWLEDSINWQRTFSVSSVDFELLRSDWNDLRCNVSGNLQLSESEVVDVVAQYMEKLNEKNGGIYTLLRIVNVEKRRDTARGNRYLLELELAERGQRTVRLSEYVYVLLHQGKQDDSAEANPEGPALRATEPQPSTWSILYGKPVLCRPLRLSWKQDVMVHFVVPVKNQARWVQQFISDMASLYGATKDANFNVILVDFDSDDMDVEKALRDARLPRYQYLRRTGNFERSAGLQAGVDTVEDGHSIVFLCDLHIHFPPNILDSIRKHCVEGKLAYAPIVMRLSCGSSPREPNGYWEVNGFGLFGIYKSDFDRVGGMNTEEFRDRWGGEDWELLDRVLQSGLEVERLRLRNFYHYYHSKRGMWNARSKKAPKD from the exons ATGCCGCGGCTCCCGGTGAAGAAGCTCCGGAagcagctgaagctgctgctgctgctggtgctgctcacCTTCGCCGTCTGGTTCACCTACCTCCACATCAGCCTGGTGCGCCAGGGCCGCGCCCTGCGCCTCCCCTTCGCCTACGGCAGag ATGGCGAGAGGCTGGGGGAGGTGACCGATCCCGGCAGGCGGCCGGTGGCAGCCCAGGCTTCGGCACGGCGGAGGAAAGCCGAGGACTCCAGCGAGAGCCGCGAGGAGGAGCTGATG AGCGACGGGCAGGACTTGGACGGCTGGTTTTCCAGAGGCCAACGGTCCGACCGAGCCACCGCGCACCCCAAACTCAACCTGACCAAGCAGGCTTTGCCCTGGAACGAGCag TACAAAGGGAAGGCAAACTTGCACGTCTTCGAAGACTGGTGCGGAGGGGCTGTGAGGCACCTGAGGAAGAACCTCCATTTTCCGCTCTTTCCCCAC aCCCGCACCACGGTGAAGAAGCTGGCTGTGTCGCCCAAGTGGAAGAACTACGGGATGAGGATTTTTGGCTACATCCACCCCTTCAAGGATG GGGATTTCCAGTTTTCTGTGGCATCGGATGACAATTCGGAGTTCTGGCTCAGCTCCGACGAGAGTCCATCCAACTCCCGGCTGACTGCGTTCGTGGGCAAG ctggGCACCGAGTGGACAGCGCCGGGAGAGTTCACCAAATTCAGCTCGCAAGTCTCCAAGCCTCTACG CCTCATGTCCTCCAGGCGCTACTACTTCGAGCTGCTCCACAAGCAAGACGACCGCGGTTCAGACCACGTGGAAGTGGGC tGGCGAGTTTTCCTCCCCAGCTTGAAGTTCGAAGTGGTCGACTCCTCCTACATCTCTCTGTACACAG ATGAATCGTCCCTGAAGATGAACCACGTGGAGCACATCCCGCAGACCTTGGCCAGCCACAGCGGGAGCTACCTCTGGGAGGCACAGCAAGATGAGCACGGGGCTGACATGCTGAAGTCTGACCCCAGGGACACCTTCTTCCTCA CCCCGGCGATCGAGGCCTCCCGAGTGGAGAACGTGCTGGTGCCCTGTGCCTACAGCCCCACCTACGTGGTGAAAGACTTCCCCATTGCCCGCTACCAGGGCCTGCAATTC GTCTACCTCTCGTTCGTGTACCCCAATGACTTCACGCGCCTCACTCACATGGAGACGGAGAACAAGTGCTTCTACAGGGAGTCCCCCCTCTACCTGGAGAA gtttggtttttataAGTACATGAAGAtggatgaagaggaggaggatccGCGCCAGCGAGCGTTTCTCTTCCTCAGCCCAGACA ATTTCCtagaggatgaggaggaggaggaggaaggagtggacAGCCCTGAGCCCACAGACCCGCCTCCTGAAGCCAAGGAGAAGAGCTTTGGGCTGTTACCCGGAGCCAAAGGGAGAGAGACCCCGCCGGTCATTGGGGATTACGAAGACGACCTGGACTATTACAGCTTTCGCCGCAGGCAGGGTCAGGCCCGGGGCGAGGTGAGCACGCCAGGGCAGCCGGGAAGATGGAGCACGTCCCGCCAGGCCAGCGCCAGCCCGGCAGCCGTCCCCGAGGACCTCCGCGGCGAGGAGGACGCGGGCCCCGGGCCGGAGCGGGTCCGTGGGCGGATGCTCAGTTGGTTACCCCGGGATCCCGGCGAGGGCGAGGAGGATGAACTGGGGCTGCTGGCGTCCTCGAAGCGTGCTGGGGCTCTGAGCCTTCAACCCCACCTCTCTGTTCCCATCTTTGGTGGCAAAGCCAAAACGCCGGGTCCCAGCAAgcctgcagcacccagggcgGACAAAAAGCCCCGGAAAGCCCAGGAGAAGGTCTACGTGACCAGGCTGCAGCCGGGGAAGCGCAAAGCCCCGGCTCAGGAGCCGGCCTTCCCCAGTATCTTCCTTTACCCAAAGCCTCTGAAGAAAGTCCACCTTCGCTCCAGGACCCCTCAGAAGCATCCAGTCGCCTCCAGCAAGCTCCGTGCCGTCCCTGGCCACCGGACCCCCTGGCTCCTGAGCAACATCTCCAAGGAGAGGGACCCTGCCAGGCGGAAGAGCGCCCGCACGGGTGGCAGGAGGTGGGAACGGCTGGCCAAGCCGGGGACCGAGCAGCGGGCGCTGCCCAGCCTCCTCGCCCTGGGGACCGAGGGGCTCTTCAGTAGGGAGACCCACGAGGACACgacccctgctgcgggcaggacAGCGGCCACCACCGATTACAACTCCTCCGAGGCGACGCGCTCGGAGGGGCCGCGGGTGACATCCTTTCTGAAGATGTCGGAAACGACAGCGtcccagcaggaggaaggaaagggccaggaggaagaggaggaggaggaagaagaggtgtCAGACTACAGCTACGAGACcggggagctgcagcagagctggctggaggACTCCATCAACTGGCAGAGGACGTTTAGCGTCAGCTCGGTGGACTTTGAACTCCTGCGCTCCGACTGGAACGACCTGCGCTGCAATGTGTCGGGCAACCTGCAGCTGAGCGAGAGCGAGGTCGTCGACGTGGTGGCACAGTACATGGAGAAGCTCAACGAGAAGAACGGAGG CATCTACACCCTCCTGAGGATCGTCAATGTGGAGAAGCGTCGGGACACGGCCCGGGGGAACCGCTacctgctggagctggagctggcgGAGCGGGGCCAGCGCACGGTGCGGCTCTCCGAGTATGTCTACGTCCTCTTGCACCAGGGCAAGCAGGACGACAGTGCCGAGGCCAACCCCGAGGGGCCGGCCCTGAGGGCCACCGAGCCCCAGCCGAGCACCTGGAGCATCCTCTACGGAAAACCCGTCCTGTGCCGGCCCCTGCGGCTCAGCTGGAAGCAGGACGTCATGGTGCACTTTGTGGTACCCG TGAAGAACCAAGCCCGCTGGGTCCAGCAGTTCATCTCGGACATGGCCAGCCTGTACGGGGCTACGAAGGACGCCAACTTCAATGTCATCCTGGTGGACTTTGACAGCGACGACATGGATGTGGAGAAAGCCCTGCGGGATGCCCGACTGCCCCG CTACCAGTACCTGCGGCGCACGGGGAACTTTGAGCGCTCggctgggctgcaggctggCGTGGACACGGTGGAG GATGGGCACAGCATCGTGTTCCTCTGTGACCTGCACATCCATTTCCCCCCCAACATCCTGGACAGCATCCGGAAGCACTGCGTGGAGGGGAAGCTGGCCTACGCGCCCATCGTCATGAGGCTGAGCTGCGGCAGCTCCCCGCGGGAGCCCAACG GCTACTGGGAGGTGAACGGCTTCGGCCTCTTCGGCATCTACAAGTCGGACTTTGACCGCGTGGGAGGGATGAACACGGAGGAGTTCAGAGACCGCTGGGGCGGGGAGGACTGGGAGCTCCTGGACAG GGTCCTTCAGAGCGGGCTGGAGGTGGAGCGCTTGCGTCTCaggaacttttaccattactaCCACTCCAAGCGCGGCATGTGGAACGCCCGCAGCAAGAAGGCACCCAAGGACTAG
- the LOC142602202 gene encoding dispanin subfamily A member 2b-like, with product MERSRPLGPALPPYEPLAEGLDMEGLPRSTVVSVEPPPVPPPRDHLAWSLCTTLYANVCCLGFMALVFSVKSRDRKVLGDYSGALSYGSTAKYLNITALLLNIFLIILIVALIASGTIIVANFFNHNQEYQPFLNPT from the exons ATGGAGCGGTCCCGTCCGCTGGGGCCGGCGCTGCCACCCTACGAGCCGCTGGCGGAGGGGCTGGACATGGAGGGGCTGCCCCGGAGCACCGTGGTGTCGGTGGAGCCGCCGCCGGTGCCCCCTCCCCGCGACCACCTGGCCTGGTCCCTCTGCACGACGCTGTACGCCAACGTCTGCTGCCTGGGCTTCATGGCGCTCGTCTTCTCCGTGAAG TCCAGGGACCGCAAAGTTCTCGGTGACTACAGCGGGGCGCTCAGCTACGGCTCCACCGCCAAGTACCTGAACATCACCGCCCTGCTGCTCAACATcttcctcatcatcctcatcgTTGCCCTGATCGCTAGCGGCACCATCATTGTGGCGAACTTCTTCAACCACAACCAGGAGTATCAACCCTTCCTCAACCCCACTTAG